Part of the Desulfobacterales bacterium genome, GAATTCGCTGGACCCATGCGTGAACCGTGGAACCGTGAACCTGGAACTTTCAGCCGTAAACCCTGAACCTTTTTATCTATAGAAGGGAGTGGCATGGAAAGAATCGTAGTGGGAATGTCGGGCGCATCAGGCGCCATTCTGGGTATCCGGCTGCTGGAAGTGCTGGCGGAATCCGAGTTTGAAGTCCACCTGGTGATTTCCGGTTCAGCCAAAAGAACCATCAGTCTTGAAACGGACTGGCAGCTGAAAGATGTGGAGGCCTTGGCTGATAAGGTGCATGACTTCGACGACATTGGTGCGTCCATTGCCAGCGGATCTTTCAGAACCAGAGGCATGGCCATTGTACCATGCTCCATCAAGACGCTTTCGGCGCTTGCCAATTCATATAACACCAATCTGCTGATCCGTGCGGCGGATGTGACCCTGAAAGAGCGCCGCCGGCTGGTGGTGGTCCCGAGAGAAGCGCCGCTGCATGCCGGCCATCTGGATTTAATGGCAAAGGTCGAGCGGCTCAGGGGAATGATTATGCCGCCGTTTATGACGTTTTATCACCGTCCCAAAAACTTGGATGACATGATCAACCACTTGGTGGGTAAGGTTCTGGATTGTTTTCATATCGATAACAATTTGTTCCAGCGATGGGGAGAAAAAAACAAAAAATAGCAAGGAGACATATGAAGCACCAAATTCCCTATGAAGATCTGAGAGGCTGGCTTAAAGAAGCCCGCAAACTGAACGAAGTCAAAGATGTTGACGGCGCCAGCTGGCAGGAGGATATCGGCATGGCGACGGAATTGCTGCATCATTCAGATCCGGCGCCGGCTGCGTTGTTTGACAACATTCCCGACTATCCCCGGGGGCACCGCGTCCTGACCAATTTCTTCGGCGCCAGACGCATGAACATGACCCTCGGCTTTCCGATTGAATCGAGCCGGGTCGAACTATCCAACGCCTTTACGGAAGTCTATCAGTCCGTCAAGCCGATTCCCCATGAAGTCGTCAAAGACGGCCCGATACTGGAGAATATCCAGGAAGGCGATGGTGTCAATGTCCTCTCCTTTCCGACTCCCTTCTGGCACGAACAGGACGGCGGCCGTTACATCGGCACCGGGAGTTACGATATCACCCGGGATCCGGATGAAGGCTGGATCAACCTGGGAACCTATCGGGTGATGGTTCACGATGAAAAAAGTCTGGGTTTTTATATTTCACCGGGTAAACACGGCCGGGTACATCGGGACAAATTCATGGCCCTGAATGAGCCCATGCCGGTTGTCGTGGTGGTCGGCGGCGATCCGTTCCTTTATCTCATGGCCTGCAATGAAATCCCCTACGGTCTTTGCGAGTACGACCTGGCGGGGGGCTTCCGCGGCAAGCCCTATCCGGTCATAAAGGGCAGGGTGACCGGCTTGCCGATACCGGCCCATGCTGAAATCGCCCTGGAAGGCTTTATCGATCCGCGTAAAAGAAAACAGGAAGGTCCCTTCGGGGAATGGACCGGATATTATGCCAGCGGCGCCCGGGAAGAACCGGTCCTGGACGTCAAGGCGATTTATCACCGCAACAATCCCATTATTCTGGGCTGCCCCCCCAACCGGCCGCCGGATGAAATCGCCCGCTACCGGGCGGTGGTTCGCTCCGGACTGCTGAAGCAGCAGCTGCTCAACAGCGGCCTTTCCGGAATTAAAGCGGTCTGGGGTCATGAGGTGGGCAGTTCGCGCAT contains:
- a CDS encoding UbiX family flavin prenyltransferase, which encodes MERIVVGMSGASGAILGIRLLEVLAESEFEVHLVISGSAKRTISLETDWQLKDVEALADKVHDFDDIGASIASGSFRTRGMAIVPCSIKTLSALANSYNTNLLIRAADVTLKERRRLVVVPREAPLHAGHLDLMAKVERLRGMIMPPFMTFYHRPKNLDDMINHLVGKVLDCFHIDNNLFQRWGEKNKK
- a CDS encoding UbiD family decarboxylase, producing MKHQIPYEDLRGWLKEARKLNEVKDVDGASWQEDIGMATELLHHSDPAPAALFDNIPDYPRGHRVLTNFFGARRMNMTLGFPIESSRVELSNAFTEVYQSVKPIPHEVVKDGPILENIQEGDGVNVLSFPTPFWHEQDGGRYIGTGSYDITRDPDEGWINLGTYRVMVHDEKSLGFYISPGKHGRVHRDKFMALNEPMPVVVVVGGDPFLYLMACNEIPYGLCEYDLAGGFRGKPYPVIKGRVTGLPIPAHAEIALEGFIDPRKRKQEGPFGEWTGYYASGAREEPVLDVKAIYHRNNPIILGCPPNRPPDEIARYRAVVRSGLLKQQLLNSGLSGIKAVWGHEVGSSRMLLTVAIEQRYGGHATQVGHVASQCHVGAYAGKYVIVVDDDIDPSDLEAVMWAVVSRSDPATSIDIIHNAWSTHLDPRISPEDKHKGQLTNSRAIIDATRPFSWKDQFPLVNMPSPETARKTREKFGYLLDGFCKTP